From Bradysia coprophila strain Holo2 unplaced genomic scaffold, BU_Bcop_v1 contig_324, whole genome shotgun sequence, the proteins below share one genomic window:
- the LOC119079453 gene encoding vitellogenin-A1-like, producing the protein MNWTPLLTLVLVGLVAGEGAWKQNQEYRYKLKTRTLTALPELNNQWVGIVTKARLYIRPQSDNLLIGKVAQAEFAEIHQQLPQGWDSDLDDKQLAYRNWPLSEKPFEIHLKNGAIRSLSVDRTMTNDEINQLKAIVSQLQVDTNAQNEIKCKHNQLPEKDGNNAVYKTMEPTVTGKCETIYDISPLPEYLTQSHRDWVPMPQLKGTGEFIDIVKTNNYSNCDERIGYHFGITGQSDFKPNTNQMGEALSRSEVSRIIVSGSLKQYTIQSSVTTNKVAVSPALYDAQAAMTVAYVNVTLDSIEETSTHPQIPAGNLLDIGNLVYTYNLPSDSQNHARPMNDTSDSSSSSSSSSSSSSSSSSSSSSSSEFGSKSDSSSSSESNDSSSDSSDSNSNSLESQKNQKRQEKLYKQNEKKSRSRRSILDNDKNKKRQEQAQALNQDDSSSSSSSSSSSSSSTDSLSNPDDSSSSSSSSSSSSSSSSSSSSSDYSSDSSSSSSSSSSQSIDSSEEYYQPKPNMKDAPETPLLPMFVGYKGNSIQNYKQINVVVEAEKMAMEIGQDLQNPNKIAASNTLEKYVILTRLLRTMNAKQFNEVYRQLYAPEEETDFYSSKSSVRNAAWKAFRDAAAEAGTPASANQVMEWVEEKKVKGEEAAQLIANMGKSIRFPTEQLMQRFFHFATNAQVQKQQNVNTTALISLTEFLNNAQVNNESAYNYYPVHSFGRLANRHYEIVTKNVIPYLAKELKQAVKDEDSHKIQVYVRALGNLGHPQILAVFETYLEGKIQVTPFQRLAMVVAMDKLAQNNPRLARSVLFKIYQNVGEAHPVRCAAVFQLMRAAPTTLILQRMAEFTNQDPSTHVNSAVKSAIKSAARLTQPENQELAKNAIAAEKFLNEDVDGIQYSRSYLRDYAVKEMNLAYNRQFDYIGSEDEIIPSAVFVATERNIGGLKRFYEYYAMVSSIDDLTDILNDKIDDSKLNNQPEHPRNTRKHWTKEHEKQRNQNTKWSTEKIAQMLNIQTDDAEQLEGQLMMNIMNTRRFFAFDNQTVERIPSYVQHVAAQLQKGQQFNNTKLYNDGAVTISFPLSTGFPFVFTYRKPTLVQIGGEVRAQTNPSMARGNDDEIVLPKSVNITAEIEMVYSTLVMGKVGFITPFNHQRYTAGYAKKAQVYLPLRILADVDLRNNQFVTEIQPLRMKQNPTVWHLSNWPYTARQDILQLRPVAEAKDLKLVHVRAPQNVDQYYGEHSTGLAFRVQIQHEKRFADLAALLQQMRRFDFTTLRMFPMKSVSAEQYDINVQLDGQRSTTKSAKITVTYDDDVEDNGAEPSDPKHPRSQEVQNNPINAANPSSKSPNSQKRREEFLRNVAAGITHSKAYVVDIAVEYFGNNQQNAEYIATVAFADSPIHPKTRLLFFASALNAKRSAVPLQICMTANGKWPNTPEMNFKNALEYDATSYVEVIMAHGVGKCQQGSEIKMEAKLKQSEERKQYLRNHAVAKQCYEQMNQGDYQLPACQEATTQANKLDQVQINIDYQHVPSLFVDATQKLYNVARHVGYEYMWEDYNNSGKQGRVEIDARLAVDLKSANVTIQSPFAKSRFENIRLNKMQQTTFAVHPSMSLMERWENRYYQNSDVCVVDKNHMNTFDNNTMEHFFGKCWHVMMQTAEQNPADQNSQSDEINEDEQVSILIRHIDNDKKELLIILGQEDGGDYTVRLSPGQDENSTPRMYVNDLEQHPTEKRAYEIYSKDDQEQPILRAYALPKGELKVELRDDTLELTYDGARVKLQADSSYRNNVRGICGTYTGEEETDMKSPKNCILRRPRHFIASWALVDEKCEGPAKDLKREANEATCLEENILYGNVISESEAGRKRAAKQASKLMTSSSDSSDSSSSSSSSSSSSSSSSSSSSEESDELERNMNKNNKIYNNKNECRTLHQTQYARVAEKICFSTRQLPICSKGCKSVGKAPRKVAAFCVHEKEAAAQLYLKNIRLGANPRMDQYPANAEVSFNLPQQCVSVN; encoded by the exons ATGAATTGGACTCCACTATTGACTTTAGTTTTGG TTGGCCTTGTCGCCGGAGAAGGTGCATGGAAGCAAAACCAAGAGTACAGATACAAGTTGAAGACCAGAACTTTAACTGCATTGCCAGAATTGAACAACCAATGGGTCGGTATTGTTACCAAAGCCCGTTTGTACATTCGTCCACAATCCGACAATCTTTTGATCGGTAAAGTCGCTCAAGCCGAATTTGCCGAAATCCACCAACAACTTCCTCAAGGATGGGACTCTGATTTGGATGACAAGCAATTGGCCTACCGTAACTGGCCATTGAGCGAGAAAccatttgaaattcatttgaaaaatggaGCCATCCGCTCATTGTCTGTCGACCGTACCATGACCAACgatgaaatcaatcaattgaaaGCCATCGTCAGTCAATTGCAAGTCGATACCAATGCCCAAAACGAAATCAAGTGCAAACACAACCAATTGCCAGAAAAAGACGGCAACAATGCTGTTTACAAGACAATGGAACCAACTGTTACTGGAAAGTGCGAAACCATCTACGATATTTCACCTCTACCAGAATATTTGACTCAATCCCACCGTGACTGG GTTCCTATGCCACAATTGAAAGGAACAGGTGAATTCATCGACATCGTCAAGACCAACAACTACAGCAACTGTGATGAACGTATCGGTTACCACTTTGGAATTACTGGCCAAAGCGACTTCAAACCAAACACCAACCAAATGGGTGAAGCTTTGTCCCGTTCAGAAGTTAGCCGCATCATTGTCAGTGGATCATTGAAACAGTACACCATCCAATCGTCTGTAACAACCAACAAAGTTGCTGTCAGTCCAGCATTGTACGATGCTCAAGCAGCAATGACTGTGGCTTACGTCAATGTTACTTTGGACTCCATTGAGGAAACATCCACTCACCCACAAATTCCAGCTGGTAACCTTTTGGATATCGGCAATTTGGTCTATACTTACAACTTGCCATCTGATTCGCAAAACCATGCTCGTCCAATGAACGACACATCCGATTCGTCAAGTTCATCGAGCTCATCCAGCAGCTCTTCTTCGTCATCGTCCTCATCGTCTTCGTCATCGTCCGAATTTGGTTCCAAATCCGATTCGTCTAGCAGCAGCGAGTCCAACGATTCATCAAGCGATTCGTCCGACTCAAACTCAAACAGCTTAGAGAGCCAAAAGAACCAAAAGAGACAAGAGAAAttgtacaaacaaaatgaaaagaaatctCGTTCACGACGAAGCATCTTAGACAACGACAAGAACAAGAAACGCCAAGAACAAGCCCAAGCTCTCAACCAAGACGATTCGTCTTCGTCGTCCAGCTCATCCAGCTCAAGTTCTTCCAGTACCGATTCTTTGTCCAACCCAGATGATTCCAGCTCATCCTCTTCCTCATCCTCATCGTCGtcttcttcgtcttcttcGTCCAGCAGCAGTGACTATTCATCAGATTCGTCTAGCTCAAGCTCCAGCTCAAGCTCTCAATCAATTGACAGCAGCGAAGAATACTATCAACCAAAACCAAACATGAAAGACGCTCCAGAAACACCATTGTTGCCAATGTTCGTTGGTTACAAAGGAAACTCCATTCAAAATTACAAACAAATCAACGTTGTTGTTGAAGCCGAAAAGATGGCAATGGAAATCGGACAAGACCTTCaaaatcccaacaaaatcGCCGCTTCAAACACTTTGGAGAAATACGTCATCTTGACTCGCTTGTTGCGCACAATGAACGCTAAACAATTCAATGAAGTCTACCGTCAATTGTATGCACCAGAAGAAGAAACTGATTTCTACAGCAGCAAGTCAAGTGTACGCAACGCAGCATGGAAAGCATTCAGAGATGCTGCTGCCGAAGCTGGCACTCCAGCATCTGCCAACCAAGTCATGGAATGGGTTGAAGAGAAGAAGGTTAAGGGAGAAGAAGCTGCACAACTTATTGCCAATATGGGAAAATCGATCCGATTCCCCACTGAACAATTAATGCAACGTTTCTTC CACTTTGCAACCAACGCTCAAGTCCaaaagcaacaaaatgttaacaCAACCGCTTTGATCTCACTCACTGAATTCTTGAACAACGCTCAAGTCAACAATGAATCCGCTTACAACTATTATCCAGTTCACAGCTTCGGACGTTTGGCTAACCGTCATTACGAAATCGTTACCAAGAATGTCATTCCATACTTGGCCAAGGAACTCAAACAAGCAGTTAAAGATGAAGACAGCCACAAAATCCAAGTCTACGTACGCGCTTTGGGAAACCTCGGTCATCCACAAATTTTGGCCGTTTTCGAAACCTATCTCGAAGGTAAAATTCAAGTTACCCCATTCCAACGCTTGGCTATGGTTGTAGCTATGGATAAACTTGCCCAAAACAACCCACGATTGGCTCGCTCGGTTCTCTTCAAAATCTACCAAAACGTTGGTGAAGCTCATCCAGTTCGTTGCGCTGCTGTATTCCAATTGATGCGTGCTGCCCCAACCACTTTGATCCTTCAACGTATGGCTGAATTCACAAACCAAGATCCCAGCACACACGTAAACTCTGCTGTTAAATCCGCCATCAAGAGCGCTGCCCGTTTGACTCAACCCGAAAACCAAGAATTGGCCAAGAATGCTATTGCTGCTGAAAAATTCTTGAACGAAGATGTTGATGGTATCCAATACTCTCGCTCGTACTTACGCGATTATGCTGTTAAGGAAATGAACTTGGCATACAACCGACAATTCGATTACATCGGTAGCGAAGACGAAATCATCCCCAGTGCCGTATTTGTAGCTACAGAACGCAACATTGGAGGATTGAAACGCTTCTACGAATACTACGCCATGGTTTCAAGCATCGACGATTTAACTGACATCTTGAACGATAAAATTGATGACTCAAAACTCAACAACCAACCAGAACATCCACGCAACACCAGAAAACACTGGACCAAGGAACATGAGAAGCAACGTAACCAGAACACCAAATGGTCGACTGAGAAAATCGCTCAAATGTTGAACATCCAAACCGATGATGCTGAACAATTAGAAGGACAATTGATGATGAACATCATGAATACTCGTCGCTTCTTCGCTTTCGATAACCAAACCGTTGAACGTATTCCATCGTACGTGCAACATGTTGCCGCCCAATTGCAAAAGGGTCAACAATTCAACAACACCAAATTGTACAACGACGGTGCCGTCACCATCAGCTTCCCACTTTCCACCGGTTTCCCATTCGTCTTCACATACAGAAAACCAACTTTGGTTCAAATTGGTGGAGAAGTTCGTGCTCAAACCAACCCATCGATGGCTCGTGGAAACGATGACGAAATCGTTCTACCCAAATCCGTAAACATCACTGCCGAAATCGAAATGGTCTACTCAACATTGGTCATGGGTAAAGTTGGTTTCATCACCCCATTCAACCATCAACGCTACACCGCCGGTTACGCTAAGAAGGCTCAAGTTTACTTGCCACTTCGCATCTTAGCCGATGTTGACCTTCGCAACAACCAATTTGTTACCGAAATTCAACCACTCCGTATGAAGCAAAACCCAACTGTTTGGCACTTGAGCAACTGGCCCTACACAG CTCGCCAAGATATCCTTCAACTTCGCCCAGTCGCTGAAGCAAAGGATCTTAAGCTTGTCCATGTCCGTGCTCCACAAAACGTCGACCAATATTACGGTGAACACAGTACCGGTTTGGCCTTCCGTGTTCAAATTCAACacgaaaaacgttttgccGATCTCGCAGCTCTCCTCCAACAAATGAGACGTTTCGACTTCACCACCCTTCGCATGTTCCCAATGAAATCGGTGTCAGCCGAACAATATGACATCAATGTTCAACTCGACGGTCAACGCTCTACAACAAAATCGGCCAAGATCACCGTCacttatgatgatgatgttgaaGATAACGGTGCTGAACCAAGTGATCCAAAACACCCACGTTCCCAAGAAGTTCAAAACAACCCCATCAATGCTGCCAATCCATCATCAAAATCGCCAAACAGCCAGAAGCGTCGTGAAGAATTCCTTCGCAACGTTGCTGCCGGTATCACACACAGTAAGGCTTACGTCGTTGATATTGCCGTTGAATACTTCGGTAACAACCAACAAAACGCTGAATACATCGCTACCGTCGCCTTCGCTGACAGTCCAATCCATCCAAAGACTCGTTTGTTGTTCTTCGCCAGTGCCTTGAATGCTAAACGCTCTGCTGTCCCACTCCAAATTTGCATGACCGCCAATGGTAAATGGCCAAACACTCCTGAAATGAACTTCAAGAACGCTTTGGAATATGATGCTACCTCGTACGTCGAAGTCATTATGGCCCATGGTGTCGGCAAATGCCAACAAGGATctgaaattaaaatggaaGCTAAATTGAAACAATCCGAAGAACGCAAGCAATACCTTCGCAACCATGCCGTTGCTAAGCAATGTTACGAGCAAATGAACCAAGGAGACTATCAATTGCCTGCTTGCCAAGAAGCAACCACTCAAGCCAACAAATTGGATCAAGTCCAAATCAACATTGACTACCAACACGTCCCATCTCTCTTCGTTGACGCTACCCAAAAGTTGTACAACGTTGCTCGTCATGTTGGATACGAATACATGTGGGAAGACTACAATAACTCTGGCAAACAAGGACGTGTCGAAATTGACGCTCGTCTTGCCGTTGACTTGAAATCTGCTAACGTTACCATCCAATCTCCATTCGCCAAATCTCGTTTCGAAAACATTCGTTTGAACAAAATGCAACAAACCACTTTCGCTGTTCATCCATCAATGTCGCTAATGGAACGCTGGGAAAATCGCTATTACCAAAACAGTGATGTGTGCGTCGTCGACAAGAACCACATGAACACCTTTGACAACAACACCATGGAACATTTCTTCGGTAAATGCTGGCACGTAATGATGCAAACTGCCGAACAAAACCCAGCTGACCAAAACTCCCAATCCGATGAAATCAATGAAGACGAAcaagtttcaattttgatccGTCACATTGACAACGACAAGAAGGAATTGTTGATCATTTTGGGTCAAGAGGACGGTGGCGACTATACTGTCAGATTATCTCCAGGACAAGATGAAAACTCCACCCCACGCATGTACGTCAACGATTTGGAACAACACCCAACTGAGAAACGTGCTTACGAAATCTACTCCAAGGATGACCAAGAACAACCCATATTACGTGCTTATGCTTTACCTAAAGGCGAACTTAAGGTCGAACTCCGTGACGATACTTTGGAATTGACATACGATGGCGCTCGCGTCAAATTGCAAGCTGATAGCTCATACCGTAACAATGTTCGTGGTATTTGCGGAACTTACACTGGTGAAGAAGAAACCGATATGAAATCCCCAAAGAACTGCATTCTCCGTCGCCCACGTCACTTCATTGCTTCATGGGCCTTAGTCGATGAAAAATGTGAAGGACCAGCCAAGGACTTGAAGCGTGAAGCTAATGAAGCCACATGCTtagaggaaaatattttgtacggAAACGTCATCAGTGAAAGTGAAGCCGGACGCAAACGCGCTGCCAAACAAGCCAGCAAATTGATGACATCCAGCTCAGACTCATCTGACTCGTCTTCATCCTCCTCCTCTTCGTCATCGTCCTCGTCGTCCTCTTCGTCGTCGTCTTCGGAAGAATCGGACGAACTTGAACGCAACATGAACAAGAACAACAAAATCTACAACAACAAGAACGAATGCCGCACTCTCCATCAAACCCAATACGCTCGTGTAgctgaaaaaatctgtttCAGCACACGTCAACTTCCAATTTGCTCTAAGGGATGCAAGTCTGTTGGCAAAGCACCACGTAAAGTAGCTGCATTTTGTGTGCACGAAAAGGAAGCCGCCGCTCAGTTGTACTTGAAGAACATTCGACTAGGCGCCAATCCACGCATGGACCAATACCCAGCTAACGCTGAAGTTTCGTTCAACTTGCCACAACAATGTGTCTCAGTCAACTAA